One region of Capillibacterium thermochitinicola genomic DNA includes:
- a CDS encoding accessory gene regulator ArgB-like protein — MSDIGNENKEGGVGLVLKNLATSWAQALARKTGETDQYKIALARYMLESLLSTFLSLLCILLFGLIFGVLKTALLLTLVMSALKAVMGGLHLKTPLRCALVGAVMTIILSYLALSFPYLQMPKAVQWGIFGLLVYIVWKKAPREAKGKPLTAPQKRGLARNSRVLILLVAFICWCWPEGAVTNELFYGTAFQVLNLTVPMAKVIDGLDRLFDHGVNKFHSFTEFIGKGG; from the coding sequence ATGTCCGATATTGGGAATGAGAACAAGGAGGGGGGCGTTGGTTTGGTCCTGAAGAATCTGGCGACTTCATGGGCACAAGCGCTTGCCCGGAAGACCGGGGAAACCGACCAATACAAAATTGCGTTGGCCCGTTACATGCTGGAAAGTCTCCTTTCGACCTTCCTTTCGCTCCTTTGCATTTTACTGTTTGGACTGATCTTTGGCGTTTTAAAAACAGCACTTCTCCTGACATTGGTCATGTCGGCCTTGAAGGCGGTGATGGGCGGATTACACTTGAAAACGCCACTCCGCTGCGCGCTGGTCGGGGCGGTCATGACCATCATCCTTAGTTATCTAGCCCTTTCCTTCCCTTATCTCCAGATGCCAAAAGCGGTACAATGGGGGATCTTTGGCTTGCTGGTTTATATTGTCTGGAAAAAAGCACCCCGGGAGGCAAAGGGAAAACCCCTGACCGCCCCGCAAAAGAGGGGATTGGCCCGTAATTCGCGGGTCCTGATCCTGCTGGTTGCGTTTATTTGTTGGTGCTGGCCGGAGGGGGCTGTCACCAATGAGCTTTTCTATGGAACGGCTTTTCAAGTTCTAAACCTGACCGTTCCGATGGCAAAGGTAATTGATGGGCTTGACCGTCTCTTTGACCATGGTGTAAATAAGTTTCATAGTTTTACCGAATTTATAGGGAAAGGAGGATAG
- a CDS encoding cyclic lactone autoinducer peptide, with protein sequence MRKWILSVVLSVLAVLATCTMSMACLLLFYQPEIPQK encoded by the coding sequence ATGAGAAAATGGATCTTGTCGGTCGTCCTGTCGGTTTTGGCGGTGCTGGCTACATGCACGATGAGCATGGCGTGTCTTTTACTTTTCTATCAACCAGAGATTCCTCAAAAGTGA
- a CDS encoding cell division protein ZapA, which translates to MLTRGVQQKPLNRVTIKIMGDEYNVVGPESPEYINHLVKTIETKIEEVQKAHGDAKLSKTQLAILVALQLTDQLEKLRITHEKMEKLIQAAK; encoded by the coding sequence ATGTTAACACGCGGGGTCCAACAGAAGCCCCTCAACCGTGTAACCATAAAAATCATGGGTGATGAATATAACGTGGTCGGACCCGAGTCACCCGAGTATATTAACCACTTGGTTAAAACCATTGAAACCAAAATTGAGGAAGTACAGAAAGCCCACGGTGACGCCAAACTGTCGAAAACCCAATTGGCGATTCTGGTTGCCTTACAGCTCACGGACCAACTGGAGAAGCTTCGGATCACCCATGAAAAAATGGAAAAATTGATTCAAGCCGCCAAATAG
- a CDS encoding CvpA family protein, with the protein MNLDLAFLDWAIIISLLIFTYRGFRHGFVQQFLGLLGSVAAVVAAFYFYKKLGLVLAEWLRISDNLAGILGFILIVIGISAVVGLSGKKWKKITDNSAISTLDGILGALFGALKVLIVWVLVLLLLSSMPWDFIQTPLLDSTLARDVLKLAPTFYFLQERALPADVPRLYLTPEGLQFRRVEYEDLDGSTCIACGGEVRYLGPAKQGLFYFPLFECSLCGRKSDGCQTFEGFHLFYGRCPWDARTFPQGTKCEIWHTEPPVYPGTICPVCGQSNVSSF; encoded by the coding sequence ATGAACCTTGATCTCGCCTTTTTGGACTGGGCAATCATTATTTCGCTCCTTATCTTTACCTACCGGGGGTTTCGTCACGGTTTTGTGCAACAATTTTTAGGGCTCCTTGGTTCCGTGGCTGCCGTGGTCGCCGCTTTTTATTTTTATAAAAAGCTTGGTCTTGTTTTAGCGGAATGGCTCCGCATCTCGGACAACCTCGCCGGTATCCTTGGTTTTATTTTAATTGTGATCGGGATCAGTGCGGTGGTGGGTCTTAGCGGTAAAAAATGGAAAAAAATTACCGACAACTCGGCCATCTCGACGCTCGACGGGATTTTGGGGGCCCTTTTCGGTGCCCTTAAAGTTCTGATCGTCTGGGTCCTGGTTTTACTGCTGCTTTCCTCCATGCCATGGGATTTTATCCAAACCCCTTTACTCGACTCAACACTGGCCCGGGATGTTTTAAAACTAGCCCCCACCTTTTATTTTCTCCAGGAGCGGGCATTGCCGGCTGACGTCCCGCGGCTCTATTTAACCCCTGAGGGGTTACAGTTTAGAAGAGTCGAATACGAAGATTTAGACGGAAGCACCTGTATTGCCTGCGGCGGTGAGGTTCGTTATTTGGGACCGGCCAAGCAAGGCCTTTTTTATTTTCCCCTCTTCGAATGCAGCCTTTGCGGACGGAAAAGTGACGGGTGCCAAACTTTCGAGGGTTTCCATCTTTTTTACGGCCGTTGCCCCTGGGACGCCCGGACCTTCCCCCAGGGCACGAAATGTGAAATTTGGCATACGGAACCTCCGGTTTACCCGGGAACCATCTGTCCAGTATGCGGGCAAAGTAATGTCAGCTCCTTTTAA
- a CDS encoding DUF3656 domain-containing U32 family peptidase: MVNSKSKLPELLAPAGDWETLKVAVAAGADAVYVGGKLFSARQYATNFDRDELAKAADYLHLRGRKLYITVNTLIKQEEIDDLLDYINFLSAIGADAVILQDLGALYLIRTYWPQLPVHASTQMTVHDGAGVRLLKSLGVERVILARELSWEEIKAIHEESQVEIEVFVHGALCVAYSGACLFSSLVGGRSGNRGRCAQPCRLTYTLYQTTGRGRAVPVSEKEKHLLSPKDLSLITAIPQLIVAGVSSLKIEGRMKGPEYVGTVVNCYRKALDRYREAPEQFRVLREELNALTTVFNRDLSSGYFLGDLGPALASPERPNNRGRFIGRVKQYDQKRKRCLVKLEEDLCAGDGVEVWVKVGGRVGTIVENLTVNGNRVDVARAGEEAWFALPQEVKPGDRVFLTSSVSLQKKIQEMLRPDYSGSKLPCHLQVKVAPGKNLVFTMEGLGEKVVVTSADQAQAATKHPLTEEILHHHLTRLGETPFRAASFTSLIEGNPILPFSQLNQVRREAVARLSEKILTPYRRPLVDLRQVKEEVMEAATLKKRSGPSFLTVFAGNLDLLKVALAAGIPKVIFGGESFTPGFRWTKEHLAAAIELARQAKAKAIIALPRITREREKKAIASYIRISNELQPDGFLLSHLGSIQMVRDYSDLPIYANYSFHFFNPFTLKLLQKQGIAGLTLSPELNKGEVFALVDSPLLSEVEVELLVFGALELMISQFCPIGAWVGGSKPRNCSRPCRQQRYFLRDRKEIDFPVMVDEFCRMHLLNSRYLSLLRELESLKEKRLSLRLELRHQDPEVAARVIHLFQRGLAGGGGEADHATLESLLGQELTRGHFYRGVE, encoded by the coding sequence ATGGTAAACAGCAAATCTAAGCTTCCCGAGTTGCTCGCCCCCGCTGGGGACTGGGAAACCTTAAAGGTTGCCGTTGCCGCCGGGGCCGATGCGGTTTACGTTGGCGGGAAACTCTTTAGCGCCCGCCAGTATGCCACCAACTTTGACCGGGATGAACTGGCAAAAGCCGCCGACTATCTTCATCTGCGCGGGCGAAAGCTGTACATAACCGTTAACACTCTGATTAAACAGGAAGAGATCGATGACCTCTTAGATTACATTAATTTTTTATCCGCCATCGGTGCAGATGCGGTTATCCTTCAGGACTTGGGGGCGCTTTATCTGATCCGCACTTACTGGCCGCAACTGCCGGTTCATGCCAGTACGCAGATGACGGTGCATGACGGAGCGGGAGTACGGCTGCTGAAAAGCCTAGGCGTGGAACGGGTTATTCTCGCCCGCGAACTGAGCTGGGAAGAGATTAAAGCGATCCATGAAGAAAGTCAAGTTGAAATTGAGGTTTTCGTCCACGGCGCGCTTTGTGTGGCCTATTCCGGTGCTTGCCTCTTCAGTAGTCTGGTGGGCGGGCGGAGCGGAAACCGGGGGCGGTGTGCCCAACCCTGCCGTCTGACCTATACTTTATACCAGACCACCGGCCGCGGTAGAGCGGTCCCCGTCTCGGAAAAGGAAAAACACTTGCTTTCCCCGAAAGATCTCTCGCTCATTACCGCTATTCCCCAGTTAATTGTTGCCGGGGTCAGCTCTCTAAAGATTGAAGGCCGGATGAAAGGCCCCGAATACGTGGGCACGGTCGTGAATTGCTACCGGAAGGCCTTGGACCGTTATCGTGAAGCGCCGGAGCAGTTCCGGGTGCTACGGGAAGAGCTAAACGCCTTAACCACTGTTTTCAACCGGGATTTATCCTCCGGTTATTTCTTGGGGGACCTTGGCCCTGCTTTGGCCAGTCCCGAGCGGCCGAACAACCGGGGGCGCTTTATCGGCCGGGTAAAGCAATATGACCAGAAAAGAAAAAGATGCCTGGTTAAACTGGAGGAAGATTTATGCGCGGGCGACGGGGTGGAAGTCTGGGTGAAAGTGGGCGGCCGGGTGGGCACGATCGTTGAGAATCTGACCGTGAACGGAAACCGTGTGGACGTAGCCCGGGCCGGGGAAGAAGCATGGTTTGCTCTGCCGCAGGAAGTGAAACCGGGCGACCGGGTTTTTCTTACTTCCTCCGTGTCGTTGCAGAAAAAAATCCAGGAAATGCTGCGTCCTGATTATTCCGGGTCAAAACTCCCATGTCACCTTCAAGTTAAAGTGGCGCCCGGAAAAAACCTGGTGTTTACGATGGAAGGTTTGGGGGAGAAGGTGGTGGTTACTTCGGCCGATCAAGCACAAGCGGCAACCAAGCACCCCTTAACTGAAGAGATCCTTCATCACCATCTGACCAGGCTAGGGGAGACTCCCTTCCGCGCCGCCAGTTTCACGAGCTTGATTGAGGGGAACCCAATCCTGCCCTTCAGCCAGCTTAATCAGGTCCGCCGGGAAGCGGTGGCCCGCTTAAGCGAGAAGATTTTAACCCCCTACCGTCGGCCCCTAGTTGACCTGCGCCAAGTAAAAGAAGAGGTCATGGAGGCCGCTACCCTCAAAAAACGTTCCGGTCCCTCTTTCTTGACTGTTTTTGCGGGCAATCTTGACCTCTTGAAGGTGGCGTTGGCGGCCGGCATACCAAAGGTAATCTTCGGGGGCGAAAGTTTCACCCCCGGATTTCGTTGGACAAAGGAGCATTTGGCTGCGGCGATTGAACTTGCCCGGCAGGCCAAAGCAAAAGCCATCATTGCCCTGCCCCGGATTACCAGAGAACGGGAGAAGAAAGCCATTGCCAGTTACATCCGGATCAGCAATGAGCTGCAACCCGACGGCTTTCTCCTTTCCCATCTGGGGAGCATCCAAATGGTCCGCGATTATTCTGACTTACCGATTTATGCCAATTATTCTTTTCACTTTTTCAATCCTTTCACCCTTAAGCTACTGCAGAAACAGGGCATTGCGGGGCTGACCCTGTCTCCGGAATTGAACAAAGGGGAAGTCTTCGCCCTGGTCGATTCCCCCCTACTCAGCGAAGTTGAAGTGGAGCTTTTGGTCTTTGGCGCATTGGAATTGATGATCTCCCAGTTCTGTCCCATCGGGGCCTGGGTGGGGGGCAGTAAGCCCCGGAACTGTTCACGTCCCTGTAGACAGCAGCGGTATTTTCTCCGTGACCGGAAAGAGATAGATTTTCCGGTCATGGTGGATGAGTTTTGCCGGATGCATTTACTGAACAGCAGGTATCTTTCGTTGCTGCGCGAACTGGAATCTTTGAAAGAGAAACGCCTTAGCCTACGCTTGGAGCTCCGCCACCAGGATCCGGAGGTGGCGGCCAGGGTGATCCACCTCTTTCAGCGGGGTTTAGCAGGCGGAGGAGGGGAAGCCGACCACGCCACTTTAGAGTCGCTTCTCGGTCAGGAACTGACGCGCGGCCATTTTTACCGCGGAGTTGAATAA
- the rpsO gene encoding 30S ribosomal protein S15 has product MLTAEKKAEIIAKYRLHEDDTGSPEVQIAILTERINYLTEHLKVHKKDHHSRRGLLKMVGQRRGLLNYLYKTDIQRYRSIVERLGLRK; this is encoded by the coding sequence GTGCTGACGGCGGAGAAAAAGGCGGAAATCATTGCCAAGTATCGTCTGCATGAAGACGATACCGGTTCTCCTGAAGTGCAAATTGCGATTCTGACGGAAAGAATAAACTACCTTACCGAGCACTTAAAGGTCCACAAGAAGGATCACCACTCGCGGCGTGGTTTATTAAAGATGGTCGGTCAGCGCAGAGGCCTGTTGAACTACCTGTACAAGACCGACATCCAACGGTACCGTTCGATCGTTGAACGCCTTGGGTTGCGCAAATAG